One Lycium barbarum isolate Lr01 chromosome 5, ASM1917538v2, whole genome shotgun sequence genomic window carries:
- the LOC132641230 gene encoding mitotic spindle checkpoint protein MAD2 yields the protein MASRTASKDIITLRGSAAIVSEYFGYAANSILYNRGVYPEENFKKVKKYGLTMLLTEDEGVKTFISNLTAQLAEWLEAGKLQRVVLVIMSKASGEVLERWNFSIETDSEVVEKGVSREKSDKEIMREIQAIMRQIASSITYLPCLEEPCVFDVLAYTNTDVAVPFTWIESDPKLIANPQMVKLHSFDTKIHKVDTLVSYKNDDEWDES from the exons ATGGCGTCAAGAACAGCGTCCAAAGACATAATCACACTTCGTGGTTCCGCCGCAATCGTCAGTGAATATTTTGGTTATGCAGCAAATAG CATTTTGTACAACCGAGGAGTATATCCtgaagaaaattttaaaaaagtgaagaaatatggtctcacaatgttgcTTACTGAAGATGAAGGTGTAAAGACCTTCATTTCCAACTTGACTGCCCAACTTGCTG AGTGGTTGGAAGCTGGAAAGCTACAAAGGGTGGTTCTTGTGATCATGAGCAAGGCCTCTGGTGAGGTATTAGAGAGGTGGAATTTCAGTATCGAAACTGATAGCGAGGTTGTTGAGAAAGG TGTTTCAAGAGAGAAAAGTGATAAAGAAATAATGAGGGAAATTCAAGCAATTATGAGACAAATAGCGTCCAGCATCACTTACTTGCCTTGCCTTGAGGAACCAT GTGTGTTTGATGTGTTAGCATACACTAATACTGATGTTGCAGTTCCATTTACTTGGATTGAGAGTGATCCTAAACTGATTGCAAATCCACAAATGGTGAAACTGCATTCTTTTGACACCAAG ATTCACAAGGTTGACACTTTGGTTTCCTATAAAAATGATGATGAATGGGATGAATCCTAG